In Candidatus Accumulibacter cognatus, the genomic window CCTGACTACGCTCGTCGGCGATGCTGGCAAGCGTCTGCATACCGGCCGCTCACGCAATGATCAGGTTGCCACCGACATTCGTCTCTATCTTCGTGATGCAATCGATGACATCGCCAGCCTGCTTGGCGAGTTCCAGAGCAGGCTGCTTGATCTTGCTGAAAAGGAAGCGGCCACGGCACTGCCTGGCTTCACCCACCTCCAGGTCGCGCAGCCGATTACCTTCGGCCATCATCTGCTAGCCTATTTCGAAATGGTGCGACGCGACGCCGAACGCCTGGCCGACTGTCGCCGACGAACCAACCGTTTGCCACTCGGTGCGGCTGCCCTGGCTGGCACCTCTTATCCAATTGACCGACAGTTCGTAGCCGATTTGTTGGGTTTCGACGGTGTTTGCGAAAACTCGCTCGATGCCGTTGCCGACCGCGACTTCGCGATCGAATTCTGTGCCGCCGGCGCATTACTGATGATGCACCTCTCACGCCTGTCCGAAGAACTGGTCCTGTGGATGAATCCTCGTTTCGGCTTCATCAAGCTCGCCGATCGATTCTGCACCGGCAGCTCGATCATGCCCCAAAAGCGGAATCCCGACGTACCCGAGTTGGCGCGCGGCAAGACCGGCCGCATCTACGGTCACCTGATGGCCTTGCTGACGCTGATGAAGGGCCAGCCTCTGGCCTACAACAAGGACAACCAGGAAGACAAGGAACCGCTGTTCGACACCGTTGACACGCTCACCGACACCTTGCGCATCTTTATCGAGATGATTCCCAGTATCACCGCCCACCCTGAGAACATGCGTGATGCCTTGCGCCAGGGATTTGCCACGGCCACCGACCTGGCTGACTATCTGACCCGCAGGGGCCTGCCCTTCCGCGATGCCCACGCAGCAGTCGGCCTGGCCGTGCGTCGCGCAGAGGAACTTGGCATCGACCTGGCGCAACTTTCGCTCGAAGAGCTGCAGCGCGTATCTCCGCTGATTGGTGACGATGTTTCTACGGTACTGACTATCGAGGGATCGCTGGCGGCACGCCGCCATGTGGGCGGCACTGCCCCGGAACAGGTTCTGGCGGCGATCGCGCGCGCGCGTTGCGGCTAACGTGACTTTTCCACCCCCCGATCATCCAAGTCATGACCGTTTCCCTGCCTTGCAGGGCGCATTCCGGCTTGCTCGCCGGAATCGTTCGAGGGGCGCAGAGCAGGCTCTGCGAACTCCCCCTCTCCCCCACCGATCCCTCCCCAACGAGCCGGGAGGGGAGTTTCGTGAGTCGCTGACGCGACTTCCACATTAAGCCCACCGACGAGGCTGACATGGAGAAGATCGGCAAATACGAACTTGTCCGGGAAATCGGACGGGGTGCGACTTCTACCGTCTACCTCGGGAACGACCCTTTCAGCAAACGCGAGGTCGCGGTCAAGATCGCATTTCCGGACATTCTGAGAGACCCAAAACGGGGCAGGCTATACACGCACATCTTTCTCAATGAGGCGGCGCTGGTCGGCAAACTGTCACACCCACACATCGTCCAGACTTACGACGCGGTGGTCGACGACCATCTCTGCTACATCGTCATGGAATATGTGGCAGGCAGCACGCTGGAGGCGGCTTGTACAGCCAACCGACTGCTGTCGTACGCTCGAGTCGTCGAGATCATTTTCAAATGCACGCGAGCGCTCGATTTCGCGTTCCGGGCCGGTATCATTCATCGTGACATCAAGCCTGCCAATATTCTCGTCTCGGGCTTCGACCCGGACGTAGGCGAGATCAAGATCTCGGATTTTGGCGCTGCGATCATCGGCTCACCCGACCGCACCCTGATTCTCGGCATGGGGTCACCCGCCTACATGTCGCCGCAACAGGTGAAAGATCATACCCTCGATCACCAAGCCGACATCTACTCTCTAGGTGTTGTCATGTATCAGTTGCTGACCGGGCAACTACCTTTTCAGGCTCGCAACAGTTACGACCTGATCTACCAAATCATCAACTCGGAGCCACGCCGACCTTCAGCGCTACGCGCGGACATTCCTGCCTCGCTCGACGCCATCGTTGCGCGTGCGATGAGCAAGAAACTCGAGAACCGTTACCCCAGTTGGGCAGAGTTTGCACACGATCTGGCGCAGGCTTGCCGCGGCCGGAGGTTGAACATCCCAGCCGAGCAGATGGTCGATGTCGAAAAGTTCGACACCCTGCGTTCGTTCGCCTTCTTCGCGGATTTCTCTGATGTCGAACTCTGGGAAATCGTGCGTTTTTCTGAATGGAATCGCGTTTCACCCGGCGAGGTGATCATTCAGGACGGCAAGGCCGGCGACTGTTTCTATTTCCTCGCCGAAGGTGAACTGAAGGTCCTCAAGAACGGCATGATCCTTGATCTGCTGACCACAGGAGAGTGCTTTGGTGAGATGGCGGTGATCGGCAAAGCGAACTCGGTGCGCGGCGCGGATATCATTGCCCTGACCGATAGCAAGCTGGTGAGGATTACCGAAAGCGCTTTACAGGATTCTTCCGCTGCCTGTCGAATGCATTTCTACCAGTCTTTCCTTGCTGTACTCAGCGAGCGCCTGACGTCGGCGAACGTTCGTCTGGTGTCCTTCTGAAAGGGTACCCATCCCATGCCCACACTGCGGCACCCACCAGCGAATGGCTAGTGACCGCAAAACGGGGCCACACCGTTGGCTCCCATGAGTGCCTGCCTTTGATAACTCGTGCGAACGATGCCGGTGGTGGCATCGAACAGCACGTCGAAGCGTGCGAGCTGATTCCAGGCATCGCAATACTGCCACTCCCAGACCAGTTCGTCGCGTTCCTTGAAATAGGCGGTCCACTGTGGAGCAGGTGGACCGATCAGGCGTAGCACCGATTCCTGGTCGCTTTTTCCAGGCTCGATACGAGCAAAATGCTCCATGTCGAGCACCGCTTCAATCTGCTGCAGCCGCCCATCCGGAGCAATGAAGACCATGAACGTCTGGGTTCCTGCTGGCCCGCGCGGATAGGCCAGTTGCTCGCTGCCGTTAGCATTCTTCCAGCGGAGTGCCGGCGTTCCCATTGTCGCCACTACTTCCGGCAAGGTCGTCACACCGGGCTGCAAACCCCAGCCACTGTAACCAGCACAAGCCGAGAGCAGGGATACGCCGACCGGGGCCAAGAGGTATTGCCACCTCGACCATACAGTACTCATCTCTTGCCTAGACCATCAGTCATTGCCGCTGTGATTATCGTGCAGGTATTGTCGTGCGGTAAGCACTTGCCCTGCAAGCCGTCTCAAAATATATATTAGAACTCTCTAACTTTCATGACTCGCCACGCCACCCGCCGCCGCGCAATTGGCATCAGTACCACCCGGATCAGACCGGGTCGATGAGACCTTCGAACAGTTTCTGCAATTCACCCTCTTCATACATCTCGCGCATGATGTCGCAGCCACCGATAAACTCGCCGTGCACGTAAAGCTGCGGGATCGTGGGCCAGTTAGCATATTCCTTGATACCGTTGCGAATCTCAGCATTTTCCAGCACATTCACGCTGAGAAAGCCGGAAACTCCACAGGCCTTCAGAATTTGTACGGTAACCGCAGAAAAACCACACTGTGGAAATTGTGGAGTCCCCTTCATATAGAGGACCACTGGGTTATTGGTGACCTGCTCTTTGATCAGTTGCTGCACATCCATCACAACACCTCGCCATTTCTATAGTTGATAAAAATCATCGAATTAGTGTACCGATTGGCCACCCCCTCGTCAATACAGACAACCACCGCTGACTCTTTCGACCTTCGACAGATCCGGCCAGGAAGCCACCTTGGAAAAACCTGCACTCCACAACAAATCGCGCACTCTAGCTGCCTGATTGTAACCGTGTTCGATCAATAGCCAGCCATCCGGCAGCAGATGTCCGGCTGCACCGACGACGATTGCACGAACACAGGCCAGACCGTCGCCACCACTGATCCCATCGCTGAGTGCCATCAGCGGCTCAAAGGGAAGACCGTTCTGCTGAAGATGCGGATCCGCATACTCAACATAAGGTGGGTTGGCAACGATCAAGTCGAAACGTGCTCCGCCGAGTGGTGCGTACCAGTCGCCCGCAAGGAAATTGACCTCGACTGCATGCCGCGCGGCATTGATGCGGGCCACCTCAAGCGCCGCAGGAGACAAGTCTACCGCACTGACGATGGCCGCCGAGCGCAGGTATTTGAGGGTCACCGCCAAGACCCCGCAACCCGTACCGAGGTCTACGATCCGAGGCGCCTTTAATGGCTGCAGTCGTTCGATCGCCAGTTCGACCAGCAGTTCCGTTTCTGGGCGCGGAATCAGAACCGCTGGGGTGACAAGAAACTCAAGCGCATAAAATGCTGCCGAATTCACCAGATACGCCAATGGTTCCCCGTCAGAACGACGCTTGACGAGTACCCAGAGTCGCGCCAACTGATCAGTCGACAACGCTCGCTCCGGGCGGACCAGCAGATCGACATGTGTACAGCCGGCGACGTGCTGGACGAGCAAACGCGCATCCAGACGATCAATACTCAGGCTGGCTACGCGCCAAGCCTCGCCGATGCACATCACCAGCGGCTGCAACATTCAGCGCAGACCCATTGACGCAGGCCATTGCACAAAGCGCGGCATCAGAGTCAGAGCGATCGCTTCACGCGCTCTCGGCGAGCATCGCCAACTGATCAGCCTGATACTCGGCAGTCAGCGCAGCAATCAGGTCATCGAGATCACCGTCCATGACGGCCTCGAGCTTGTATAACGTCAGGTTGATGCGGTGGTCGGTCACTCGCCCCTGCGGGAAATTATAGGTTCGAATTCGCTCCGAGCGATCACCACTGCCAATCAGATTCCTGCGTGCCGACGCGATGTTCGCATGTTGCTCGCGCTCCTGCATGTCCCTGATACGCGCAACCAGTACTGACAAGGCCTGTGCCTTGTTCTTGTGCTGCGAGCGATCATCCTGACATTCCACGACAATGCCCGTCGGCAGATGAGTGATGCGTACGGCCGAATCGGTCTTGTTAATGTGCTGCCCACCAGCCCCCGAAGCTCGATAGGTGTCAATGCGAATCTCGGTCGGGTTGATCTGCACCTCCTCTAGCGCGTCGGCCTCGGGCATCACCGCCACAGTACAGGCGGACGTGTGGATACGGCCTTGCGTCTCGGTATCCGGAACACGCTGCACACGATGAGCACCTGACTCGAACTTGAGTCTGGAGTAAACACCCTGGCCGATGATACGCGCAATGACTTCCCTGTACCCACCGAGGTCCGAAATGCTTGCGGAAATGACCTCCACTTGCCAACCCCGGCGCTCGGCGTAACGCGTGTACATTCGGAACAGATTGCCTGCAAACA contains:
- the argH gene encoding argininosuccinate lyase produces the protein MSQSDSSLYTWAGRFSEPMSDLVKRYTASVDFDQRMWRQDIRASLAHATMLARQNIISTDDLADIERGMAQVVHEIESGSFVWSLDLEDLHLNIEKRLTTLVGDAGKRLHTGRSRNDQVATDIRLYLRDAIDDIASLLGEFQSRLLDLAEKEAATALPGFTHLQVAQPITFGHHLLAYFEMVRRDAERLADCRRRTNRLPLGAAALAGTSYPIDRQFVADLLGFDGVCENSLDAVADRDFAIEFCAAGALLMMHLSRLSEELVLWMNPRFGFIKLADRFCTGSSIMPQKRNPDVPELARGKTGRIYGHLMALLTLMKGQPLAYNKDNQEDKEPLFDTVDTLTDTLRIFIEMIPSITAHPENMRDALRQGFATATDLADYLTRRGLPFRDAHAAVGLAVRRAEELGIDLAQLSLEELQRVSPLIGDDVSTVLTIEGSLAARRHVGGTAPEQVLAAIARARCG
- a CDS encoding protein kinase, coding for MEKIGKYELVREIGRGATSTVYLGNDPFSKREVAVKIAFPDILRDPKRGRLYTHIFLNEAALVGKLSHPHIVQTYDAVVDDHLCYIVMEYVAGSTLEAACTANRLLSYARVVEIIFKCTRALDFAFRAGIIHRDIKPANILVSGFDPDVGEIKISDFGAAIIGSPDRTLILGMGSPAYMSPQQVKDHTLDHQADIYSLGVVMYQLLTGQLPFQARNSYDLIYQIINSEPRRPSALRADIPASLDAIVARAMSKKLENRYPSWAEFAHDLAQACRGRRLNIPAEQMVDVEKFDTLRSFAFFADFSDVELWEIVRFSEWNRVSPGEVIIQDGKAGDCFYFLAEGELKVLKNGMILDLLTTGECFGEMAVIGKANSVRGADIIALTDSKLVRITESALQDSSAACRMHFYQSFLAVLSERLTSANVRLVSF
- the grxD gene encoding Grx4 family monothiol glutaredoxin → MDVQQLIKEQVTNNPVVLYMKGTPQFPQCGFSAVTVQILKACGVSGFLSVNVLENAEIRNGIKEYANWPTIPQLYVHGEFIGGCDIMREMYEEGELQKLFEGLIDPV
- the prmC gene encoding peptide chain release factor N(5)-glutamine methyltransferase → MCIGEAWRVASLSIDRLDARLLVQHVAGCTHVDLLVRPERALSTDQLARLWVLVKRRSDGEPLAYLVNSAAFYALEFLVTPAVLIPRPETELLVELAIERLQPLKAPRIVDLGTGCGVLAVTLKYLRSAAIVSAVDLSPAALEVARINAARHAVEVNFLAGDWYAPLGGARFDLIVANPPYVEYADPHLQQNGLPFEPLMALSDGISGGDGLACVRAIVVGAAGHLLPDGWLLIEHGYNQAARVRDLLWSAGFSKVASWPDLSKVERVSGGCLY
- the prfA gene encoding peptide chain release factor 1; this encodes MNQSIRDKLEHLTGRLYELDRMLASGEATRDMDEYRKLSREHAELGPVVSLYQAWRQLRSDLCAGLDMLADPEMRELAEAEVAGARERLPEIEAELQKLLLPKDAKDDRNVFLEIRAGTGGDESALFAGNLFRMYTRYAERRGWQVEVISASISDLGGYREVIARIIGQGVYSRLKFESGAHRVQRVPDTETQGRIHTSACTVAVMPEADALEEVQINPTEIRIDTYRASGAGGQHINKTDSAVRITHLPTGIVVECQDDRSQHKNKAQALSVLVARIRDMQEREQHANIASARRNLIGSGDRSERIRTYNFPQGRVTDHRINLTLYKLEAVMDGDLDDLIAALTAEYQADQLAMLAESA